In a single window of the Bufo bufo chromosome 5, aBufBuf1.1, whole genome shotgun sequence genome:
- the TMEM200C gene encoding transmembrane protein 200C gives MIATGGLLRISARKQDPLRAKSQPPKRKRRAKKRKNDVVVVKGKLKLCSISGLIALCGILVLLVGIAMAVMGYWPKSNSVYHGGLGTNKAKFSSGDTNISSANRNLSRSHHNSQGAKTFKVNDTNLRSRQQKTSSGSSGFLSGLFSGYLHSDNLKVFGPLIMGIGIFLFICANAVLHENRDKKTKIINLRDLYSTVIDVHGMKCKDGAPLNGFVNYVQSQSVDGKGGDTLGASMLAKSSWHSALGGTISFSPPNPRETRTSSPKAHRHGEEDSKMNEAVYSIYRERSNSALPFDRISGRMHENDSPSGSPDLRWDTNSTSSIVGHSLSAFTLPIVKLGSCLLEKKEEHGEGKSAKEVQKGEIELSLKNFSHVDLNWEIPKTHRKLPLRRQSTSCLPDFRRPMSPIPLSNLGSQSLSSTDLDCSLLVRASPFGKTKPAVLVDCLTAAPLIRRHSQSSGSEQSSNKGYIHLEEAGTSFESIETSANITQEDYEDTKTIGIDIPLEDTSTEHVMHLQKQYTNKEKLLMLSRSHAKSEEDDLDNTSI, from the coding sequence ATGATCGCCACTGGAGGTCTGTTGAGGATCTCTGCACGGAAACAGGATCCTCTCAGAGCAAAAAGCCAACCTCCAAAACGCAAGCGAAGAGCAAAAAAGCGCAAAAATGATGTGGTGGTAGTGAAAGGCAAACTTAAACTATGTTCTATTTCTGGGTTAATTGCGCTATGTGGAATTTTAGTACTTCTTGTTGGAATTGCTATGGCTGTTATGGGATATTGGCCAAAAAGTAATTCTGTTTATCATGGAGGTCTAGGGACAAATAAAGCCAAATTTTCTTCAGGGGATACAAATATAAGTAGTGCTAATAGAAACCTATCCAGGAGCCATCACAACAGTCAAGGAGCTAAAACCTTCAAAGTTAATGACACAAACTTAAGAAGCCGTCAGCAAAAAACATCTTCTGGGTCCTCTGGGTTTCTTTCAGGTCTGTTTTCTGGATACTTACACTCGGATAATCTTAAAGTCTTTGGTCCTCTAATAATGGGCATTGGAATATTTCTATTTATTTGTGCAAATGCAGTTCTTCATGAAAACAGAGACAAGAAAACTAAGATTATCAACCTGAGGGATCTTTATTCTACAGTGATTGATGTCCATGGCATGAAATGTAAGGATGGAGCTCCTCTGAATGGATTTGTAAATTATGTGCAGTCTCAAAGCGTGGATGGGAAGGGTGGAGACACTTTGGGGGCTTCAATGTTAGCCAAGAGCTCTTGGCACTCTGCTCTTGGTGGTACAATTTCATTCTCTCCTCCAAATCCTAGGGAAACAAGGACGTCTTCTCCAAAAGCACATCGTCATGGAGAAGAGGACTCCAAGATGAATGAGGCAGTATACAGTATTTACAGGGAGAGGTCAAACTCTGCTTTGCCATTCGACAGAATTTCTGGGAGGATGCATGAAAATGATTCTCCTTCAGGATCACCTGATTTGAGGTGGGATACAAACAGCACAAGTTCCATTGTTGGTCATTCCCTTAGTGCATTTACATTGCCCATTGTGAAGTTAGGTAGCTGTCTTTTGGAGAAGAAGGAAGAACATGGGGAAGGTAAAAGTGCCAAAGAAGTACAGAAGGGAGAGATTGAATTGAGTTTGAAAAATTTTAGCCATGTAGACTTAAATTGGGAAATTCCCAAAACCCATAgaaaactacccttaagacgccAGAGCACAAGCTGTCTGCCAGACTTCAGGAGACCTATGTCCCCTATTCCACTGTCAAACTTAGGTAGCCAGTCTTTAAGTAGCACAGATTTAGACTGTAGCCTTTTGGTGAGAGCCTCTCCATTTGGCAAAACAAAACCTGCAGTTCTTGTGGATTGTCTTACAGCAGCACCATTAATAAGAAGACATTCACAGAGCTCAGGCTCTGAACAATCAAGCAATAAGGGCTATATTCATCTGGAGGAGGCAGGAACCTCCTTTGAGTCTATAGAGACCTCAGCCAACATAACCCAGGAGGACTATGAGGATACCAAGACAATAGGCATAGACATTCCCCTGGAAGATACCAGCACAGAACATGTAATGCATCTTCAGAAGCAGTACACTAATAAAGAAAAATTGTTGATGCTCTCCAGGTCTCATGCTAAGTCTGAAGAAGATGATCTAGATAATACAAGTATTTAA